A window of Garra rufa chromosome 11, GarRuf1.0, whole genome shotgun sequence genomic DNA:
CGTAGAATTTTTAAAGCGGCTTTGTGTGACTAGATCCAGATATTTGTATGCGTGTTGTGTTGCTCATCACCATTATGAAAGAAATCTGACCCTCGAGGGAGAGTGCACAACCATATCTCATGTGGGGAGCAACAGCTCTTTGATGAAATGGAACTGTGTTTACCACAGAAATCTTTCAGTGTCCTGGTATGGACGCTAACGCCGATCTCGGCGGTCTAATGAGACTCCTCTGAAAGTGTTGTGTACTGTACAGATGAAATGGCAGCAACTGTGAGTTGGTAGGGTTGCTTCACGCTATCTGTGAAAGTGGCTGTGAAATATTAATTCCCTCGACGGAAGCTGCACACTTTATAATTAGGAACCATTATGAGCGCAGCTGTACTGAGAACGATTCTTGAAAATCGGTGGGTATTTGAATTATAATATTAAACCGGCCATGTTCTACACATTCTGCAGCCTATTATTTTTTTCCCTGATGTCCGTTTATAATATTAGTCAAGGTTTTTTGCACATGATTTGTTTTGCATGACCGTTTGCGATACTCTCTTTTACCCTTAGGATTAAACAGGCTGGTTTTATGGCTTTACTGTTAAGAATGTATGTAAATAGCCTCTTGGCAATACTGTGATGATTTCTGAATGACCCATTTTTGCAGCCTAGTTATTATAAATTGTCCGAGTGAAGACAGGAAGATTTGCATTGGGAATATAGCATTTCAGGGTGGTTCGGTTCAGTTCAGTTTTTCCATGTATAACCATGTTTAAAACTGTGGTGGATAATgcaattaaattgtttaaaatatcttgttttaattttaagatAACTcgcatacatttttaataaaggaAAAGTCGTCCATCTGGAAAAAAGTCTGTTTCGCTTTGGTTCTCAttgataactaaaactaaaactattaaaaagtattatttttgttaattgaaatcaaacggaaatgaaacaaaatataaatatgagaTGAGAAATTACTAACCAGAAATTAATcaatctaaaactgaaataaaaattgtgTATTTGGAAAAAATGTCTGTTTTGGTTTTATCCTGACTAAtactaactaaaactattaaaaactattatttttgtttactgaaataaagtggaaataataaaactaaaactgaaataaaattaaaaaaaatcaaaccttaaataataatagatatttttaaatactaatgtttaacttttaatttataacatatttatgttggaaaatgtaatgaaaaaataagttgtttaaaatattttgtttcaatTTTTGTACATAACTCACATAATTTTGCgaatatagaaaaaaatgtgtatctggaaaaaactaaaactatttaaaaaattgtggttttgttaattaaaataaagctgtaaTATGAGCTGTGAATATAAATATGAGATGAAAAACTTGTTGCTTTGGTAAAAAAGGTGAAGAACTAAAATTACTAACcagaaattaataaaaactaaaactaaagctaaaataaactaaaccttaagtaatatatatttttttaaatactaatgtttaacttttaatgtaaaaataacagatttgtgttggataatgtaatgaaaatgattttaacataatttaaataacTTTCATAATATAGAAAAATTTCTGAACAAAAAGTCTGTTTTGGTTTGATTCTGAtttataactaaaactaaaactattaaaaactattatttttgttaaatgaaataaagttaataaaataaaacataaatataagatGAAAAACTTGGTCTCCAGAAAACcagaaattaataaaaactaaaactgaaataaaaataaattaaacttaaataataatgttttttttttttttaagtttaacttTTAACGTATAACATACTTGTGTTAGATaatgtaatgaaaaaaataagtaatttaaaatatttaaattgctTACTCGCACTTTGCGAATATAGAACAATTTGTGTGTCTGGGAAAAAAAAGGCTGTTTCGGTTTGATTCTGATTGataactaaaaaaatattaaaaatcatttttaataattgaagtaaagctgaaataaaattaaatcaaatggaAAAAACTTGTTGCGTTGGCAAAAAGTTCAAATAAGTTTAAGTTGAAGCACCAAAACTACTAAATGGaaattaactaaaactgaaataacaataaattaaaccTTAAGTAATAATATCTTATTAAAAATCCAAATAAAAATGGCAAAggcaaataaaaaaattcaagtAAAATTAAagctgaaaattaaaaaataaaagacatttctaatatatataaaactatatatatatatatatatatatatatatataaataatagtaaaataacagTCACATATATTCAaagtacatatatatttttaacttaaTAACATTAGAAAAAAATCAAGGATCTTATGCTATATGTGTATTCTTGTGATTAAACTGCatgtttatttctcacatttttcaATACTGTTCTTCGTTGTGTTTGTATATCTTGGTGTGTTAGGATTTGAACAGCACTCTGAAGAGTCTTCTGTCAGAATGGTTTTCCGTCGGCTTACTCCAACTCGAAAGAATCACCTGGCAGTCCCCATGTGAGATCCTTCAGAAGATCAGCCAGTAAGATCTCTCTCATATGTATAAACATTTCCTTTTATTTGCCTTCCCAATTGAGCCTTTTTGTTTGTCTGATCCTACAGGTATGAGGCGGTCCATCCTGTGCGGAACTGGACTGATATCAAGCGCAGAGTGGGGCCGTACCGGAGATGTTACGCCTTCACCCACGCCTCAATGCCTGGAGAACCACTAGTGGTGCTGCACGTTGCCTTAACAGAGGACATTGCAAATAATATCCAGGTAAATGCAAGTGAAAATCACATTCGTTATTTATCACAAAGAATAATTTATGATGGAGTGGTCAAATAGAGTGTAAATGTATTATTGGGTTCATGAAGGGAGTAGGCATCATTACTTTTTACTAGTACCTGCTAGGATCAGAAAAATGTGAGGAGACAGTAGTGGTTTTAGACAGGGGGTAAAGATGCTCCCAAAAAGCACACTGTGCCTAAAATGTACAGAATTGAACACTATGGTCCCTGATGCTGTCAACGCCTAACAACACTGAGAGTCTAATAATTTGCTGTGTGTCTCTTCTTTTCCCAGGGAATTGTGAGAGAGTTTTCCACTCTAGAGGCGGATGAGGATGTGAACAAGATCAATGCGGCCATCTTCTATTCCATCTCTTCCACTCAGGCTGGGCTGCAGGGGGTGGAGCTTGGAAATTACCTCATTAAGAGGGTGGTCCGAGAACTGCAGGTGGGTAAATAAATGAGAAAATGAATGTATTTTCAACACAATATTTAACATATTACAGTTAAAGTAATTGATATATTGTAAGTAATTTTTTATAGGATAGTATAGTATATAGCAATTTTTTATTATGGAAGTGTattgtattaaaatatattactttattttattttttacatttttaattaatcaaaaaacaaaacatttatttttattattttatttttatgattacatttaaatttgtttatattCCAGAgcagaatatttaaaaatatagatataatttatttataattattattattaatatgtgcattttatattaaaatatataacttTTTTACAATTGTATTAATTAATCAAAACAATTTGAATAACATTTTTTGAATTTTATTGAAATTATGGTTTTATCAAATGTacttttttgtggaaaaaaaatatatatacacacacacatatatatatatatatatatatatatatatatacatttataaattgtattttttttacatttaaactttttttcaaatttataaaaaaaaattaatatatatttttaaatgtttttaaaattgtaattatttttttaattaccttcactacatatacagtcaaacctaaatttattcagacaaaatttctcacattatcacttattattcgctatagtttagaaaatggtaataaaatatgacaagaactcaagagttaaactgtgtcagatggtcaggtcaaagtgtcaaatcaaatttttggtatcaattttactggtagtccactgtatgaagaatatttggatatatgtcacagtttactttattttgctatcctcacataaatgaactatagtgtataatatgccacaatttactttattttgctatcctcacttacataaatgaatgaACTAATGTGTAGACATTTTATTTACAAtgcaaaaatgaaatattttttctcaacaaaaaCTGATAtgcaatttaattaattaattcagtacAAAATTTTATCTAAACACTGCAAAAACAGCATCACCTAGTGCCATTGTACTTTAGCACATTTCTAGctgacagagagaaaaaaaaagctgaaaaactaataaaatttCAGCTGTCACCCTTAATAACATGAAAAAGGAGGGACACACGGCATGTCACCGAGCTCCTGCCTCTTTACTAGATGAAGGCGAAATTAAATGGAAAAGAAACGAGAGGCACTCAGGTTTATAGATTTAGATGAGTTTTGCTTCAGCAGGAATGTTGGTGAAACAAAGTGCTGGATGGCTGTTTGTGTAATAGAGGTTAACCCTAGTAAAGAGCTCTCCAGTTCTCAGAGAGATGATTTATCCAGATGAGAGATTGAAGGCATCACTTGAGTGGAAATGGACAGCTGATAGATATTATTTCATGCAAATTGTGCATGTTGATGCTCTGGGATTGTATTGGTTTTTGAAGTGTGTGCGCAAATGCAGCTCACTTGTTTGTCTTCTCTCCATCACGGTCTATAAATATCCATATGATGTTACAAAAATTTACCATGGTAACAACAGTCACCATTGTTCCTCTAGGTATTGTTACTAAGGTTATTGTTACTACTATGAGTTATAGACTGTCCTGAAACACAAGCCACACAGTTTACAcgtgttgtttttgtttagtgacagttgttcatgtgtcccttgtttgtcccgaacagttaaactgtcgaTGTTCTTccaaaaagtccttcaggtcccacaaattctttggtttttcagcatttttgtgtatttgaaccctttccaacaatgactgaatgattataagatccatcttttcacactgaggacaactgagggactcatatgcaactattacagaaggttcaaacgctcactggtgcttcagagaaagaacgatgcattaagagcagggggtgaaaacttttgaaaagaataaagatgtgtacatttttcttattttgcctaagtatatattttattttattttattttagtactgcccctcagaagctacaaaagatgtttcccagaagacaaaataagttaaatttaccctgatcttcaaattccaaaagttttcaccccccaagtcattgttggaacaggctcaaatacacaaaaatgctacaaaaccaaagaatttgtgggacctaaaggatttttctggagaacagcaggtagcttaactgttcaagacaaacgggactcatgaacaactatcacttaacaaaaaacacagctgtggatcattcaggtaacaacacagtattaagaatatgTGAGGAAACGTTAAAGCTATGTGTAAAACTTGAGAGAATTTGTCGTCGTTTATGTAAAGTAAATGTAGTTTGAAAAAGTATAAAGTACCTGTGAGAGTCTGAGCTCATCCTTCTGCTAAAAAAAGAGTAAAGGTGACTCACCTTGCCACAAGGGGACGATTGGCGTGATGGATGGACGATGGACAGAAAAAGGAGGTGGAGAAAGGTCACGGTGTGATTTAGGAGAAAGGGAGGAGGGTTTGCTTGTCTTTCAGCAGAATCCTCACGGGGCTCTTTTGCACTCGCTTTCTATCTTACATTCTTGTCCTTACTTTTCATTCTCGCTCTCTGTAGCCTTAAACCTGCTGACTGATGTTTTACAGTAAATTGAGTTGATGAATGAAAAGTGACCCTTGGACATGCTTAATCTTCCTTGACTTCTGCCTGTCTGAAGGAGTGATGCATGGCAAAGAATGAGAGCGAGAGGGAAGTGTGATGGACTTAAGATGTGGAGGACTCAAAATCTCTGCTCCTCCGGGGCCAGTCTGACACGTTTGGTTTGTTCAGTGCTTTCTTCTTGTTGAATGTGGGCAGAAGAGGGAGAGAAAATGAGTGTGTATATGTCCTTGTGGAGGATGAGAAAGAGACACAGTGGACTTGTTCAACATGGTTTTTAAATTAGCACAAATGGAGCGCGGATGGAGgataaaaaaagagagagagaaaagaagaaTGAGGAGAAATACATATAGATAGAactgatttaaagggatagttcacttaaaaaggAACATTTtgtcatcttcggaacacaaattaagatatttttgatgaaattcaagagctttctgatggAAGCATAAAAAGCAACGCAACTACaacgttcaaggccaagaaacaCTGTTCATtgttcaaatagtccatgtgacatcagtgtttcaaccgtaattttataaagctacgagaatactttttgtgcacaaagaccacaaaaataacaactttattcaacagtttcttcttaatttactgtaaaatatatatatatgatttttgtGTGTTGTTTTCTGTGCAGAGTGAATTTCCCCACATGGCCCAGTTCTCCAGTCTATCTCCCATCCCTGGCTTCTCCTTATGGCTACAAGGGGTTCTCGGACAGCACAAGAAGGAGGGACGTGCCATCGAGTTCCTGTCTGAGCAGGAGTGGAGGGAGGTGGAGGATGTGACTGGAGCCGCCCCCGGTGCCCCAGCTCTGGAGGCCCTGCGCAGGCTCATCAGCACCAGCGAGTGGATCCGCTCCGACCGGTTGATCCACGCTCTGGAACCTGCCCTAATGCGACTTTGCGCCTGGTACCTGTATGGAGAAAAACGACGGGGCTATGCCCTAAACCCTGTAGCCAACTTCCACCTTCAGAATGGCGCCACCATGTGGAGGCTAAACTGGCAAGCAGACACAAGTCCACGCGGGATCGCCAACTCTTGCGGAATAATGGTCAACTATCGGTACTTTTTACAAGAAACCAGCACTAACAGCGCCACCTATCTGCAGAATAAAGTCATTAAGGCTTCAGAGCAGGTGTTGGGACTGGTGTCGCAGTTTCAGAAAAACAGCAAACTCTGAGTCAAATCTGTGGCTCTGCTTTGGAACAAAATGTCTTGGCACTCAGATTCAGTGTTGTCGTTTTTGATAACTCTGAGATGCACATGGTGGACAAACACAAGCCTTATATGGATCTACGACTGAAACCAGTAAGTCacatttcattgttagttcagaAATGGACAGTTGTACTCTGCCTTTCTGAAAGACAATAAGCCAGTAAACCAATTTTGAAGGGATAGTTGACCTAaacaatgaaaattctctcatcatatactcaccctcaagttgttccaaacctgtatgattttctttcttccatAGAAAATCGTCCTCCAGCTTATTCATCCAGCAGTAGTTCACAATGACAACATAATGTCAGATTAAATTTATTCGAAGTAGTAAAGCAGTACATATGATTTATCCACTGTATTCCGTGAAGCCATACAACTTTTTGTGAAGAACAAATTgaaatttaaatcattttttgctCTCAAATCGCACTTATGGCACAGATTTGATGTTATTACATGGACGAATCAATGACATTTGAGGCTATTGAGTATTGTGTTCACTACTGTTAAATACAGTATGTTGTAAACATATACAACTTTATTTTgagacagtcattgttgaaaatgaCAAATTGCAGTTCAGTCAGTGAGTCAGAAATTTATTTAGTATTCTTAATGATTCATTTAATGACAGAACTGTCTGATACAAATCTGTAATTTATGAGCCATTTTTAAAGAGATTTAAAAATTTGTATGATTTGTaaaaatttgtatgtattttacaagGTGTCATATTTGTAGAAATTCATATGAAGGACCAACCCTAAACGTACCCCTCACACAAACTGTACAAAGTCATACAAGTGAGGTCGTATGAATTTATATGAATTAGCCACCTTCTAAAATACTTGTTGTGAGACAGAACTTGACAGAATGATACATTTCAACATACAATGCATATAAAACATTCAATTATACAAAAAACACATATAAAACATTCAGTTATACAAATGAGGTTGTATACATTTGTACAAA
This region includes:
- the mlycd gene encoding malonyl-CoA decarboxylase, mitochondrial — translated: MTPFRLYTAAHLLLKSYRHRAVLKKLQGFRVWEFRNMSPCTSIAVHNSMEEILKKTVAPLPSYEMRDKSPPPPESSSLEFMHFYNSLEKEQKLEFLEKLSHDFGVDHRWASDLAAKLLDTQGRDVATILQVEDRLRYSLTPRYRLLLTHISRVQGGVKFLVDLRADLIEFVSSKISDSPHMRDLNSTLKSLLSEWFSVGLLQLERITWQSPCEILQKISQYEAVHPVRNWTDIKRRVGPYRRCYAFTHASMPGEPLVVLHVALTEDIANNIQGIVREFSTLEADEDVNKINAAIFYSISSTQAGLQGVELGNYLIKRVVRELQSEFPHMAQFSSLSPIPGFSLWLQGVLGQHKKEGRAIEFLSEQEWREVEDVTGAAPGAPALEALRRLISTSEWIRSDRLIHALEPALMRLCAWYLYGEKRRGYALNPVANFHLQNGATMWRLNWQADTSPRGIANSCGIMVNYRYFLQETSTNSATYLQNKVIKASEQVLGLVSQFQKNSKL